The DNA window CGGGCGAGCAGATCGTCGCCGTCGAGCTGGCGCGCGCCGGCGCCTGGGATCCGATCGCACTGGAGACGTCGTTCGAGTTCACGCTGGGCTCGCTGCGCGACTGGCTGGCGCAACAGGGCGCCGCCGACCTGCCGGACACGCCGCCGGAGGTCGCGGGCATCGCGGTCACGGGCAGGCTCGACCGCGCCGACCTCGCTCGCGACGGCGCGACGGTGCAGGTCATCGACTACAAGACGGGGGAACCGCCGACCAGGAAGGCCGTGCAGGACGGCGAGGATCTCCAGCTCTCCCTCTACGCCCTGGCCGTCCGCCTCGGCGGCGTCGGCGGCGTCCCCACCGACACGGTCATCACCGGTTCCTACTACGGATTGAAGCCGGGCGACGTCGGCCTACCCGACAAGCCGCACCTCGGGCCCGGCCACGACCTGGTGCGCGACGGCATCACGGTGCTGGTCTCGGCCCTGGCGATGGCCGATCGCAGCACCTCCTACCCCCTGCTGCCGGGCGGCGACGATCCCGACGGTCCGCGCGCTCCCTGCCGGTTCTGCGCCTGGCGCGGCGCGTGCCGCGTCGACGAGGCCGGGCCGTCCGCGACGGGAGGTGCACCGTGAACGCGGACCTCGTCCAGCGCCTCGCGGCGGACCCCGCGCTGTCGGTGCCCCTGCGGGCCTCGGCCGGTTCGGGCAAGACCAAGGTCCTGGTCGACCGCATCGTGCGGCTGCTGCTGGTGCGCGCCCCGCTGAAGAGCGTCGTGGCGCTGACCTTCACGCGCAAGGCGGCGGTCGAGATCCGCGACCGCCTGCGCGCGCGCCTGGGCGCCCTGGCGCGCAAGGACCGCGACGAACTGGTCGCGGAGCTGACCCTGCTGCTCGGCGAAACCCCGACGCCCGAGACGGTCGACCGCGCCGCCCTGCTCTTCGAGGAGGTGCTGGAGGACTCGTCGGGACTGCTGGTGGGCACGATCCACACCTTCTGCCAGACGTTGCTGAAGCGGTTCGCCGATGAGGCGGGCGTCGACCCGTCCTTCAGCATCGTCGAGAACACCGACGACCTCTGGGACGA is part of the bacterium genome and encodes:
- a CDS encoding PD-(D/E)XK nuclease family protein, whose product is GEQIVAVELARAGAWDPIALETSFEFTLGSLRDWLAQQGAADLPDTPPEVAGIAVTGRLDRADLARDGATVQVIDYKTGEPPTRKAVQDGEDLQLSLYALAVRLGGVGGVPTDTVITGSYYGLKPGDVGLPDKPHLGPGHDLVRDGITVLVSALAMADRSTSYPLLPGGDDPDGPRAPCRFCAWRGACRVDEAGPSATGGAP